Within Dermacentor albipictus isolate Rhodes 1998 colony chromosome 3, USDA_Dalb.pri_finalv2, whole genome shotgun sequence, the genomic segment attttttttttactggtggCAAATTGGCATCTAAGTGGCAGTTACTCTTTATTACAGATTGTTTCCCCCTCGAGCATGAATGCTATATACGACTGAGGTGTGTAATCGGAATCGAAGATCAATTATGTAAGTAGGTGGAATTCAAACAACATTACCGTGGTCCAGGTGGTCCAGGTGGTCCATTACATAGGTCCAAGTAGGTGggatttgcacatttttaaatattggtgcatgatagttcggGCACCCTGTATACATCAACAAACAAGAATAAAAAGTGTACATACTATAAAATTTCGGTTTGCATTAAAAACGTAAAATAAGTaacctaaataataataataataataataataataataataataataataataacaataataataataataataatatactcTGGATTTAACAGTCAACATTCATAATACGCCCCTACTCATTTCTCGTGGTTCTCAGCCGATGTCTCTGTGTGGTCTGTGGGTATGAGCCAATGTCTCgaatcatcattgtcatcactaGCGTAAAGCATTTCAGACAGTAGCAAACGagtaaaagaagaagaagaagaacgcgCAGCTCGAGGTGCGAGTCACGGCACGCTGCTGCACTCGAGGACGTTCCTAATTGACGGCTAATGTCCGAGTTCTACGTTTGGCTTCTACGACTATCACGGCAGCACACACGTGGCGTTATCACTGTGAGGTAAGCTATCGAACACTTCTGTTTCATATGTAGCGGATTCTCGCAGGTCGGCAAGAAAGAATTCGCGCGAATCTTCGTCAACGTCAACGTCTTTTGACCTCAGTGGCACTCGACAGCGCTATAGAATGCAGACTCTCCGGTGTGTCTTGAATAAAAACTGTACGATAGGGCATTTACAAAAGCAACGGTCTAGGAGCCTGGCCTCAAAGCTCATCAACTCGGAAAGCCATTGTAGCTCTTCTACATTACCTAAGGgcgacagacttgagtgcccgactttaGATATGCTGCACCTGGCTCAGGGCATGCGAAAGTGTGATCAAGATtcgtctcctttctttctctttcttctacTCCGCCAATACCCTCCCCACGtggagggtagcaaactggacaaggtttagttaacttccctgcctttccttgctcCCTTCTCTCTATATATACATGATGCAGAACAAGCCGAAAGATGGCTTGCACAGACAACCAAAACAGCCCTCCCAGAGTATGCGGAAAGGAAAAGTTTGACAAGTTTATCTGAAAGGATCATGTTTACCGTGCGAGCGTCCTTCGTTATAACGACTTTTAATTGCCCATCTTGCTAAGAAACAAACCCAGCCGCCTAAATTGCTACACAGGCCCCAAGGTCAACCACATCTTTTCACCGTGATTTGCTTCAGCAAGGAAACCTTCtcggttgctgttttttttcttgagtACATCCGTACTCGCGCTGTTTACCTTATCGATCATTTCATATCATTAAATTTTTATCATAGccgaggcattacagagaggaatGGTGGTATGAAAACAAAACGAAAGATAGCAGTACAGGAGGGTTACAATAAATCGAATAAAATGCGCCCCCGAAAATCTCTATAGGGCTTTCTTACGAGACGTGAACTCCCGCGAGTAGTCGAGCATCAGGCCGGGAAACATTTCTAACTATGAGAAAAATTGGTGGGTTTCCGGTGGCATCGGGATTTCAATCCAGTACCTCCCACATACGAGGTGAATGCTCTACCACTTAGCGACCACTGCGGTTATTAAAAGGCCAGTGGCGTAGCATGAAAAACCAGTGGTTCAACCTGGTCTGTAAGTGGCACAAGTTATTCAGCTTCGCTGCCAGCGGTCCTAAGCATTGTTGCGCCTTGTCAAGTTATGAGAGTACGAGGGTTAGCGTTACCTTAGGGTCAGCGTTGAACTAGCTGTTTGTCCTGCGTATAAAGTTGAGATTCGCAGCACTTGTGTTATTGAGTCTATAGAATGCCGGGCACTTAAACTGTTTCGGTCGTCTGAGCTGGAATGCTTGGTTTCATACTTGACCTCTGAGCATTCTGTTTCTCTGCCAATGGAACCTCGCCTTCTCCTTCCTTCGGCATCCAGTCCCTTTCTCTATCCATATACAGAAATCTAAATTTGCGCGAAGCAGAAACCACTGAAGACCCCTACGTCACTTATAACAGCACTGATGTTTTAAGAACTgcgatatattatttttttttgtttggcggAGTTATTATGGTactaggttaggttaggttaaatTAGGTAGTGTTATGTAGTGTAAGGTTACGCAATTTTCTGGACATTCAGAAGTTTTGTCAATTTTGTGGAATATTTGCATGGATTCTGCGATTATACTATAGTTTAAATTggaccccccttttttttagaaAGTAAGATATTGCGTGCAAGTTTGTTCAGTTGTCATGTAATGAGAGTATTTCTGAAGTTTTACACCCTTTTTAAATAGAGAACATGGCATCTATCCCAAGCTAAAGCATCTACAAACGCAGCTGCATCAGCGTAAGCATTCctcgacaaaaaagaaaatgactaCTTGGGTTGATATGCAGTTTCACAAGGATCTTACACCGCTATAGAAGCTTGCCAAGATTGCCAAGCGCCAGATGCTTGCTCGGATGACAGTTTGATCGTCGTTTCTTGCGCGTTTATTTACTGGTTTGCTAGCTTCTTTGGTAAAACCACACACACGAATAACCTTTATATCTTCGAAAATTTGCAGATGTACGCCAATACGAGCAACTCGCACATCAAAGGCAGTGAAGCTGCATGAGAAAGTTCTCAAACTTTTCGGAAGTCCTAGCGGTGTTTTTACACTCTCCGATATCTACCCAAGACTTCGCTAACGCTTCACTTTATTTTCAAGCCTTTTCAATTTCCTCACAATATCCCAGCCTTCAACATTATGTACGTACAATGCATCGTAGAAGCACAGCAAGCTGGGTCGAATAAGTATACGGCGAGCTAGGCGAGGCACAGTGCATGCTACGACGGCCTGAGAGTGCTGCATTCGTTCCCGACCTTCCTTACACCGACGTCACACGGGCACTTTCGAttgcgatcgagcccgatccggatcgaaatccttgaccgcgattggctccctcccACAGCTTGCGGGAATGGGCCAGTCGTGACCGAAAAATTCAATGCCGATCGAGCTCGATCGCGATTGAAaatgcgccgtgtgacacccgtgcAATAGGTGCGCGTTCTCACGCTCTGATCCCATACGGCTGCTTCGAGGCGGGCTATACGTTGCTGGCAGTTTGACGGACATTCGATACCGACCACGCCTCCGCACGACACTTTCGGCCTTTCATCACGGAGGTCACGCCGCATGAAAAGCGTTACAACGCGCTCTTGACTGCTTCGCTGTAATAGCTGACGCGCATGTGTCCCCCGCTCACGCAGGTGCAACACCCTTGCCAGATTCACGAGACCGGGAACTTCAGTGACGGCCGAGAAGCAGAACCATGATAGAGCACATCGCGAGTCCGGAGGACCTCTCGTTGACGGACCTGGTGCGGCACAGGCTGCCCGACCGCTTCATGACCATCGGCTTCTACGTGCGCGCCTTCGCCATGTACTTCATCCCGGTCTGCCTGACGCCGCTGCTGTGGCAACGCTCGGCCGACAGCCACTGCGCTTTCATCGTCCTCTACGTAGTCTTGCTCTGGCTATTCCAGGTGCACACGCCTACACATCGCATCTGCCAAATCGAAGGTTACGGCACACGCACTGTTTTCACAGTAACTCATATGCTGTAAATGCGAAAAACGACTCGCTGTACTGCAGTGTAAATGGCCATCAGGGGACCATATATTAACAAACATTTCGCCCATCATCGCGATAGTTAGACAGAAATGCAAGTGACGTGGCGTTGCCTCACTAGAGGCATGAAAGATACCCTGCAAACTACAAACTTTAATGGGTTAAACACTTGTGCTTGTTGGTGCATCTTTGAGGCACGAAAAACAGTGCTGTCGTGTCGTGTATGCCTGACTCCCTGTTTACGTGTGCGCGCTAATTTTTATGCATCTATGGAATTTCGTGCCGATGGCTTGACCGGCAGGTCACGAGTgtgtacttttatttatttcgttcatGATCCTCATCTCTGATCATGACTCCTGCTTAGACCCACTAAGCTAcccttgtaattaaagttcattttctttctctcttgcgTAAGAGCGTTGTCACTATAGCCAGCGTTTGAGTATCAGTCAGTCATGATAGCGATCGCCATGTTAACGATGCATCCGACTCTGCAATGACTAAGTGTGGAAAGCAGTTACGTGCCTGAAATTTTGTGACTACGAGTCCAAAGCCATAGGGATCACGTGGTTGTCACACAGGAAGGTATCCTTCGCGGTCGTAAATGTACACCCACGAGCAAAAGTCCGGAGACCAATGGCGGCACCAAATTTTGTTCCGCATAAAATTGTGAATTACGCGTGCGATggaaaaatattttatttgctttCCTGTGCGAACTGCTGGGATTTCATTCGTTCGCGTACAACGGCGCTGGCTCAACGACATGTAACAAAAGTAGCCGTAGCCAATCTTCATTACCCGCCATTTTCCTTAATATGTTCGCTATAGCACGTTCACCATGACGATTGGTCAGCGCCTGGTGCGAGAAGTCTGCAATCTAGCTGCAGTAGCAAGTCAGATAGTCGGGTTGTGCCAGCATAAGAAGTACTACTGAGGGCGCTGCAAATCGATGTGAGCGTAGCTTATTCACGGACAGTTAGGCAAGAAAAACTTCTATACAAGCCGAACTTCGGAAAGTTGTCCGGCCCAAGAGCATCGTAAACTTGCTTcttctaattattattattattttcttgcttcttttgcCGCAGTCCATCCCACCAGCCATCGTATCGTTCCTCCCGATAATTCTGGCCCCAGCGTTTCTCAATTACTCAACTTCCGAGCTTCTGGAGTATTACACCTCCGAAACGATGCTGCTGTATGTCGGGTACGTACCGCTTGCCTTCTGTGAATTGAATCAAATTTACTTCGTTCAGCACCCTCAGCCGCGTTCCTATCAGATACGCTGCTTCAGTCTATATGAGTGCACTCTTGTAGCCTCTTCTCCGAGGAAGTTTTGTAATGCTGATATTGAAAGGACTGGCGTCTACAGGAGCTCAACACGCAGGTTATGTTCGCTGCCGCTTTGTGTTTTGCCCCACAAGATCACACATGTGCAATTGAAAAAGTTGGCAGACGTGATTAGGGTAATTGCTGTCCAAAAGCATGTTGCAGTATATGATTTACGCAACTTACTAAAACCAACTCCTTAATTTTGTTTTCTTAGTAAATAAGAATATTCAGCTTTAAATAATTCAGCAAGAAATACGTGGCGTTGATATCCATGCGTTATGTTCAAGTTGGTCCCCTTTTACAGTAAGTTGAGTTGTATCAACAAGAAAATAATTGTTTGAGCGCCTTTCACAAGACCTGTAATAACAAAGTTAAAAATAACCAGAGTATGATAAAAGTTTCATCTGCAAGTTTCCCTGTATCACGTGCGCAATGTTTATGGGCTCGTATgttcttcctgcttttttttcttctcctaactgaaattattgcaaagatAAGAGGTCTCAGTCTACAGGGGGAAAGGCGATGAACTATTTCCAGCTCCGCTATTTATTCAAAGGGCGTTTTGTGAGcaagtttacacacacacacacacacacaggcaatTAACACCGGCCCCTCACCTTTCAGGTACGCCCTCATCGTGCACGGAGTCGAAGCGACGAACCTGCACAAACGAGTCATCCTGACGTCGCTGCTGGTGTTCGGCGGCAAGTCGGGCTTCATCATCGGCGGCTTCGTCATCACCACCATACTGGTTTCCATGTGGACCAACGCCGTGCGCACCGCGGCCATCGTGCTGCCCATCGCCATGGAGGCGCTGCAGCACATCCAGGACAACCGGCTGTTCCACCTGCTCGAGCTGCGCACGCGCTACGTGCGCCGCACCGCGGGCATCGGCACGCCCATCATGGAGGCCCGCTACCTCATCGAAGGCGGCGTCGTCATGCCGGACGTGATACGCATCCTGAGCGAGTTCTTCACCGTCAAGAAGGGCCTGCTCATCGGCATATCGTACTCTGCCGTGCTGGGAAGCATGGGCTCCGTGGTCGGCTGCGGCGGCAACCTGTTCGTCAAGGCCTTCCTGGAGCAGATGTACAACTACCGCCGCATCACCATCTACCAGTGGGTTCAGTGCCACCTGCCCCTGACGGTGCTCTGCTCGTTCCTGCTGTGGTTCGTGCTGTCCGTGTGCTACGCGAGCGACGTGGTGTCCAGTGACCACATCTCCAAGCGGGCCTTCGAGGACATCATCTACCGGCACTTTGCCGAGCTGGGAGCAGTCAGCTTCACCGAGATGGCGACCATCATCACCTTCCTTTGCATGGCCGCGGCCATCGTCGGCTCGCACCACTACGCCGAAGCGCTGAACATCGAGGCCGCGGAGTCCACCTTTAATGAGACGGCGTGCATCTTCTTCTTGGCTTTTGTCCTGCACGCGGTGCCCAGTCTCTACCACTATGGGCGAGGCCGGTCGCGACGTCGCTTCCACGGCGAGACGGCGCAACACGCCGTCATGAAGATCTCGTGGGCCTTCGTCATCACCATGGGCGCCGGCGTGTGCGTGGCCAAGCTCACCGCGCACTACAACCTGCAGCAGTCCTTCGACTGGCTGCTGCCGCACCACGCGATCGCGTCGGCCTTCCACCTGCAGCTGCTGGTCGCGTTCGTCGCCCTGCTGCTGGCCGAGATCAACAACTCGCTGAACAACATCGTGATCTTCGCGCCACTCATCTGCCACATTtcggacgcgctcaaggtgcacCCGCTGTACCTGCTCATGCCGTTCACCTTCAGCTGCTACTTCGGCTTCATGGCGTCCACTGCGACGCCCGTGAGCGAGTACGTCACCGACTACGGAGACCTGCTCGAGAACGAGTTCGTCCTGCCAGGCATCGCCATGAAGATCGGCTGCGCGATGATCGTGCTGCTGGCGTACAACACGTGGTGCTGGGACTACCTCTATCTCAAGGAGGCCATCGGGCCGCTTACCAAGCGGAACCAGACGGCGCCGGAGGTCTAGGTCCGACGCGCGTGTGCTCTCAACACATGggatcgtctttgtttccagcttAACCTCCGTGTTTTCGCGATAACGGTAGTGTTTTTCATATTATTTATATGTTTGGGACTGATTATCTACTGTAAATAGCATACGCTGCgtttattctctttctttctcggCGTTCATGTGAGTTGCCACGTGTGTCTGCTGCTGCGCGTTTCACGCGCCGGCTCCTTGTGTGTTTCTTTCGCGCGCGAAGCTCCTGCATCCAGAGGCGTACTGCCTGCagcatttttttatatatatatttaggacCTGCGTGACGTTCAGCTCACCCTTCGTCGCTCAGTGGCGCGACTTCGGCACAGCGCTCCTGTACATACGAGGAATGTGCTATCAGTGCACTGACAAGAAGAAAGTCGTAAAGACTCGCCCTGTCTGTGGTCTTTTCCCTTTCGTATTCGTCTTTAATGACCTTACAACACTGCACTGATGGTGTATGCACGGCGAGAAGTGGTCACCGATTGTACCTGCAGCACCTGAGCAAGTTGCTACACCAGACACACCTGGCAGCGGTGCAGGCTATACCGTTACGCGTTCTCAAAGACCTCGCCGTTGGGGATATACGGACGGTCAACTTGTACATTTTACAATTAGAGCGCTATAGATGGAACAACACGGCACCGAATGAACAGGACACGTACAAGTCGCGCAACTCTAGGGACCAATATGCAGTTATATGCGTTTTGAAAAGAACCGACTGTGCCCGCTGGCGGTTTGTGTACATTAAATTCAGACGGAGCATATATTGATGACCTGTGAGCATACGACGGGGGCATGCATAGCTAGCGTGTTGCCGGAGCAGCCTCCGTGACGAGATTCGTGTGTAGTTAAAAACAAAATTCCGAACTGTATTGCGGCGCGATACATCTGTTTTTCGGGCGAGAAAATACGGATGTGTGTTTGAGCAGAAGCATGTGTTCTTTGAAAAGTATAGCTCCACGTTTTAATTGCTAGCCGAAGGTGAACAGTGTGCACTCTATAATATTACTATATCGCGATATATTACTAATAATATCGCGatagtaatagtaatagtaatacTACTATCGCACAGATATCACCGAACAGGTCCGGTGATATCTGTGCTGCCGGCAACTGCGCACATCACTGCAGCCAGATATGGGCAATCTTCTTTCACCGAAGACAACAAAGCCCTGTCATTAGCAAAACCTACATATTTTATGTACCTAAGTTATCTTTGGAACCAACAATGGTGTCCTAACCGGCAATTAGAAGTATCATTTGCAAGGTTGCATTGCCGTAATCcaacacttaatttttacttgcacagatgtggtctggcggtatcccGTTTATGCTGCCTCTGCAATGAGCCAAAATCCAACGATCATTTTTGTATTATCGTGTCGGCGGCTTTCTCCTCATTGAAAACGATGTCTAGAAGTTCCGCTTCGAAATCTAGGACTGGCTTTAAGCAGTACTGTTATACTCTCCCTTGGAGCAGCGGTATTAGaatacagccacaggaacgtttgcctagccatttgTGATTTTCTGTGACACAAAAAGACTGCCTTATAATATTTCGCAGTTTCCATAATTGATTTACTTCTACTTCAATgtagaaaattcaaaaagtaaaaaCTGAATTCATAATTAAAATCTTATTAATATTATCATTCAAAATTTAACTTATTCATGTTTAAGTATATCCTTTACTTTATGCATTTCAGTAATAAGTTCTTGTTGCTACTCCTGTCAGGGCAAGGCTGACTATCATATTAATCACTACTTTGTCTCATTCAATAACAGTTTATTTCTCATCTTGGATTATTGatttattttgctttttctgtgtggcttatttatttattaactagtttattttatttttcagtcatattaccacccgattcgtggaaTGTCCCCCATAGTGAgtttgtgccattaattgagaggcatcatcatcatcatcatcatcatcatcatcatcatcatcatcaccccctGGCGCAGATATTCCTTTCGATGACGTGTTGCTAATAATGAAAAATAACTACCCCATTTTATTCTAGACGATCTATTACAATATCATCTGCAGAGCCTTGAAACAAGCATCGTAATGGCGACAGATGCTTCGCAATGTGAATAAAGTCAGGTGTAGGTTTATTTTGCCCAATTCATGACAGGAcgttttctcttcggctgccagatatCATACCCATCTTTCTAGCCGAATTCACGGCAGTGGTGCTGTCTGTATGCAAATTAGGTTCATCAACGACACAGCCGTGGTAGTCACCGATTCCTTATCTTTGTGATCATCCCTTGCCACTTCTCTTGACTCTTGTGTATAATTAGGACGCGTTTCACTAATTGGTGCCCGGATACTTGAGAAGTTTACGTTTAAATtaggtacctggccataaaggactactTATAAATGAAATTGCTGATTGTCTCCAAGGTACCTATAAGCAGCCCGATTCTTCCCTATTGTCCTTTGTCTGCTTATGTCACTGCTGCTAGATTTAATAGGAGTGTCATTATGCAGGCACTGTCAGGCGCCGCAATCACTAACTCTACATGTGGATTACTGACATCCTTTATACTCCTGGAACAAATTTTTGCCAAACACGATAAGTCAAGGTGTCCACCAcgaggctgcgctgccgtatacctacGTTAAAATGCTTTtcaacacaggtctggtctggtcctcACATGTTCGTGCTCCTTCTGTTccgaagcggagacaatagatAATTTATTATTCTCTTGTAGGCATTTTTCTGCAATAAGAAAAGGATTACTGCAAATTCGGCTTAGCAATTAATATTTGCTCAGATTAATGCGTGCCTGTAATTCTGTCTTTCGGAGCCTCTATTTTTGGTTTCAGCCATGGAAATGTTTGCTGACAGATATCTTGCCAAAATCTGCCGTTGGACCATTAACTGAATATGTTATATTGGGACCTTCGCCTGATCCTCGTCACCAGCCTGATGGTCTGAAGGCTCTCAACAAATTTTTGTATGAGAGCGGAGTGGACAAGAGACTGAAGAGTCTTGGAGCATGCATGATTTTCACCACCATCTTCGACCTCATAATCAACGTCTTCTCTCTTCTTTCGTTCtacaccctttccccttcccccaacgccgagtagcaggtcagaacattgattcaggccgacctctaaGCTTTTCTGTCATAATAAATACCGCTCTCTGGCagtccaaaattacctcattgaatcTAATCGATTACCATGTTAGACTGATTGTTCCCcactcccaaccatagcttttatttatttattttcttttttttctttttaatttacgGTTTTGTTCTCATTGTGTTTTTATATGAAAGAAGCTCGCAAGTAcctgcaaagtgcctcgagcggccagtcgagcggcaatattgcgtgtattcgcacacttctttcacgctcggaaaaccaCTTTTACGtggcacgcattgagcaacagaaagctttatcgggagtttttcatgatgctctacaattttctcattgacacttttcgtctacttataatatttgagaagctgattatttaattaaaactaattatgtaattaggcagaatgaaaagaaAGCATAGTCTGAGCATCTTCAAGAGACGGCAACATTtccctttgttctgtccagctacgtggcattcgcatattttaaaggTTAGGCTAAAAtcacgtgggacaccctgtgtatgcCAACGAGTTGTAGACCAGCTGTATGATTTGTGCGATTCGGCTTCCAAAAGCGACGCTGATGGCTAGATAGATTTTTGTGTACAGGAATGCTGATTAATGTCCGCCAGGCAGGCTTTTTAGGATGAAGCCATACTTAAatatatgatttttttttcatttcatcaaTGTCAGTTTTTGTACTCAGAAACAGAACACCAAGTTCACTGACCCACACAGCCGTGCGATGATGTTCATGTCATCTCAATTTATCCATTATTGTTTTTTTCGGGATCGCTCACGTAGCATATGCCCCTTCAATAATAATCTACTGCAATATATGTTGTGTGGTCGTGATGACTGGTGGCCTTCAACATCACTTTGCAAATTTTCACAGGTAAATGATTTGTCAGTGCAAATGTGCTCAATGCGACTTTAAGCTCCCTCCCACCACCCACC encodes:
- the LOC135898082 gene encoding Na(+)/dicarboxylate cotransporter 3-like, which produces MIEHIASPEDLSLTDLVRHRLPDRFMTIGFYVRAFAMYFIPVCLTPLLWQRSADSHCAFIVLYVVLLWLFQSIPPAIVSFLPIILAPAFLNYSTSELLEYYTSETMLLYVGYALIVHGVEATNLHKRVILTSLLVFGGKSGFIIGGFVITTILVSMWTNAVRTAAIVLPIAMEALQHIQDNRLFHLLELRTRYVRRTAGIGTPIMEARYLIEGGVVMPDVIRILSEFFTVKKGLLIGISYSAVLGSMGSVVGCGGNLFVKAFLEQMYNYRRITIYQWVQCHLPLTVLCSFLLWFVLSVCYASDVVSSDHISKRAFEDIIYRHFAELGAVSFTEMATIITFLCMAAAIVGSHHYAEALNIEAAESTFNETACIFFLAFVLHAVPSLYHYGRGRSRRRFHGETAQHAVMKISWAFVITMGAGVCVAKLTAHYNLQQSFDWLLPHHAIASAFHLQLLVAFVALLLAEINNSLNNIVIFAPLICHISDALKVHPLYLLMPFTFSCYFGFMASTATPVSEYVTDYGDLLENEFVLPGIAMKIGCAMIVLLAYNTWCWDYLYLKEAIGPLTKRNQTAPEV